The Stomoxys calcitrans chromosome 3, idStoCalc2.1, whole genome shotgun sequence genome includes a region encoding these proteins:
- the LOC131995773 gene encoding uncharacterized protein LOC131995773, giving the protein MDSPCLKDCVVNDMKNSSISKSFESLPCQKKFILKPEDEISLDSIFSAVLDKVEPPEFQLQNQEWKLAATDMPTDKQALLFEDKMYISELQANGCTLNGETKILMERELKEVGEFNFLVEESYDGYVAFAKSNIAKGCGKYSRGHCVKGKYDDKLRLICEKRSEHDYVDKARIERTLDVRSKEDSLVGRRETKINNDVQRFKTFINIKGHDDIFLLDGGIMLLIRYLIVNRFRGNFNFYTMNLFGKILRCHLTVHEERKRIKMFHRTFTNAIRVVNIQYFNNYPQEVSETFYNSNGKMILHYWHGFHYILHETKGFIETNERIVPKMELMWRCQNELLGQYREKKKFTYDNAIAYFNKHAELCPFLMDFLLNVIKYKPQNVLEFTIKYFQKFRKPSLDK; this is encoded by the exons ATGG ATTCTCCTTGCCTCAAAGATTGTGTGGTCAACGACATGAAAAATTCTTCAATCAGCAAATCCTTCGAATCGCTGCCTTGTCAAAAGAAATTCATATTGAAACCGGAAGATGAAATAAGTTTGGATAGTATTTTTTCGGCCGTATTGGACAAAGTCGAACCTCCAGAATTTCAATTACAAAATCAGGAATGGAAATTAGCCGCCACGGACATGCCCACTGACAAACAGGCCTTGTTGTTTGAGGATAAGATGTATATTTCCGAACTACAAGCCAACGGTTGCACATTAAATGGGGAGacgaaaattttaatggaaCGTGAACTAAAAGAAGTTGGTGAATTTAATTTTCTTGTAGAGGAAAGTTATGATGGCTATGTGGCCTTTGCCAAAAGCAATATCGCAAAAGGTTGCGGTAAATATTCCAGAGGCCATTGTGTTAAGGGAAAATATGACGATAAACTGCGTTTGATTTGTGAAAAGCGAAGTGAGCATGACTATGTGGACAAAGCAAGAATT GAACGAACATTAGATGTCCGCTCGAAAGAGGACAGTTTGGTGGGACGCCGTGAAACTAAAATCAATAATGATGTTCAGCGATTTAAAACTTTCATTAATATCAAGGGACATGATGATATCTTTCTACTCGATGGAGGTATAATGCTGCTCATACGCTACTTGATAGTGAATCGTTTTCGtggcaattttaatttttataccatgaATTTATTCG GCAAAATCCTTCGCTGTCACCTGACCGTTCATGAGGAACGAAAACGAATTAAGATGTTTCACCGCACGTTTACAAATGCCATTCGAGTGGTAAACATTCAATATTTTAACAATTATCCCCAAGAGGTCTCTGAGACTTTCTACAACTCGAATGGGAAAATGATTCTGCATTATTGGCATGGCTTTCACTATATTCTGCACGAAACCAAAGGTTTTATAGAGACCAACGAACGCATTGTACCCAAGATGGAATTAATGTGGCGTTGTCAAAATGAATTGCTGGGTCAATACCGTGAGAAAAAGAAATTTACCTATGACAATGCCATAGCTTATTTTAACAAACATgcagaattgtgcccttttctaatggattttctacTAAATGTCATTAAGTATAAGCCACAGAACGTATTGGAGTTTACAATTAAATACTTTCAGAAATTTCGTAAACCTTCATTGGATAAATGA